The following proteins come from a genomic window of Mustelus asterias chromosome 1, sMusAst1.hap1.1, whole genome shotgun sequence:
- the smim19 gene encoding small integral membrane protein 19 translates to NKRKIMRIFTLPPAADLTPEPNFYDNLQKVRLRQQLEMYYSGKYDSIRSKKESVKVARKRSKPEDWELFRT, encoded by the exons AAATAAAAGGAAGATCATGCGGATATTTACTCTGCCTCCGGCTGCTGATCTGACACCTGAGCCCAACTTTTATGACAACTTACAGAAGGTTCGCTTACGCCAACAGTTAGAAATGTATTACAGTGGTAAGTAC gatagtattagatccaaaaaGGAGTCAGTTAAAGTTGCTAGAAAAAggagcaagcctgaggattgggagctgtttagaacatag